The nucleotide window TAATAGTTCGGATTCGGTATCTAACGATGAGGTGGCTTCATCGAAAATGAGGATGGGCGGGTCTTTAAACAATGCTCTGGCAATTGACAGCCGCTGTCTCTGTCCGCCGGAAAGCTTTACTCCTCGGTCGCCTATAATTGTGTTGTAGCCCTCCGGCAATTGTTCAATAAAATCATCCGCAAAAGCCGCCCTGGCAACTTCCTTTATCCTTGCTATTGAGGTATCATTTTGTCCGTAGGCGATATTATTCGCAACCGTATCATTAAACAGGATTATCTCCTGAGTAACAATCCCCATCATTGACCTTAATGAATCGATAGTAATATCGCGAATATCAATATCATCAATTGCGATTTTTCCGCCCTTTATATCATAGAACCGCGGCAGAAGGTCAACTAATGTGGACTTGCCGCCTCCTGATGGTCCCACCAATGCCAATATCTCGCCTTTTTTTAGTTCTATGTTGATATTATTTAAGGCAAAATCCCCAACTCCGTAATCATAATAAACATTTTCGTATTTAATCGAATGCTTCAAACCGGGATGATTAATAGCATTTGTTTTTTCAGTTATTAATTCGGGTGTGTCTATAACCTCGAATATCCGCCGTGCCGCGGCTAAACCCTGTTGAATATCAATGTTGACCTGGCTCAACTTCTTAACAGGATCCATCATGGAAAAAACCGCCAGTAAAAACAGTATAAAAGTGCTGGTTGTCAAGCCGCCACCGGCTAATATCTGCTTGCCGCCATACCATAATATCAGGGCGCCGGCGGTAACGCCCAGAATTTCGGTCAATGGCACGCTAAGCGAACCAATTCGGGTAAGTTTGACCATGGTTCTGAAATAATGATTGGCAAATTTCATGAACTTAGCCAACTCAAATTTCTCCATCCCGAACGCCTTAACCACTCTTATGCCCGAAACTGTTTCCTGAAGGACTGCTGTAATCGAAGCCATCTTTTGCTGGGTTATCGCCGAATTCACCCTCAGCCTTCTGCTTAGAAGGCTAATAAGCAGGACAGCCGGCGGTAAAATAAGAAGACTTGCTAATGCCATTCTCCATGAGGCCAAAAGAGCCAAAGCTAAAAAGAAAAGGAAATTGAAAGCGTTTTTCCCGAGCTTGGAAAGACCATCCCCAACTGCGCCTCTAACCAGTAAAACATCATTGGAGATGCGCGAAATCAGTTCGCCGGATTTAACCCCATGAAAATACGACAACGGCAGCGAATGATATTTGCGGTAAAGATCATTGCGAATATCTCTAATAACACCCTGTTCGGAACGGACTATCAGAAAGCTCTGGCAATACCAGAAAAAGTTTTTTACCAGAAAGACAAATGCCAGCAAGAAACATACTCTGGCTAATTTATCCTCACGGGTTTTGCCGCCGATTATTGTCAGCACTGCTTTTTTATCGAAATTCCGCAGTTCCCCCAAGGTAGGTTTGTAATCATCGGTGATATTATCAAAATAATCATCGGTTGATTCGAAAATAAGCTGGGTTATTGGCACTATTGTAGTAAGCGATATGCCGCCCGATAATGAAAACAGGAACATAAATATAAACGCCGGTATAAAAAAGGGCAGATGTGGTTTAAGATATCTCAATAAACGCCAATAAAGCTTCATTAATTATTCTCCTAATACTTAAAGCGAACTACATTTTGCTAATGATTTAAAGTCCGCTAATTCATATTCTAATGTAAATCGTATGGCAATATAATGTCAATTGAAAAACGTCGGGAGTTCCCTTAAATATTATGATAAAGTTAAAATTCCATGTTAACAGGAATATTTTGTAGTTGGCGTCGCAGTAGGCGGCATCCGGCAGTTGCCGGACCCGCAATGATTAAAATAATAAGGATTTAAAACATTTCCTGAAGTGTAAACTGATGCTTCATTTACATCTATCGTTTTACTTTAAGGTTTAGCTCAAGAAAATTCGGGGATTTTGACCGAACTTCGACCTTGAATGTTTGTAATCCTTTAACAGATATTTCATCGGCTAAAATGCTGCCATTTTTAATTGAAACAATATCATAAGCGGCTGTATTGCCGGAGTATGTTCGCCGCTCAATAGATTTTATTCCATCAATTCCCTTTTCAAATTCTCTGTGAAACTGAACTAAGTCTTCGATTGATTTTAAACCGTTGACAAGAAGAGTTATATTTTGAAAAGCTTCCTTAGGTTCATGCTTGGACAAATTCAAGTGCGGGATTAGCTTTAGGGCGGCTTCCTCAGCGGCTTTAGCAATTGCCATATTGCCGCCGGCAAGAGCATCCGAATATATTAATTCAACGTTTCCTGAACTACTGGCGATTTGCTTGCCGTCAGTTGTTTGAATTGCCTTAAGATTCACCGATGCCTGTATAGATATATTCTCCTCGCTATTATTAGCAGTCCTCGATATTGCCTTACCGGTGATAATCATATCCGTACTATATTTATTGGCTATTTCAATCATTGTTTTTTTATCATCGATATAAAAAGCTCTTTCCTCGTCCGGAGTCATATTCTGTATTAAGATTGATTGATCTGTGAACCTGAATCTATTTGCACCCATCAATTTACCTATGGTAATCTCAGTTTGATTTGGGATTTTTCGCTGGAAATGCCAGTAAACATCATCGATATTTTTTTCCTGAATAAATATCAGCACTTTCGGCATAATATCATCTCGTTTTATGAGACCGAGGTCAATTAGATTTTTCTGAAATTTACTCTCATCTATTGAAACTGAAGCGGTAACCTCATACGTATCTAATTTATATTTATTTAATCCCTCATCGACAACTTCTATATTTTTGATATACCCGCTTGCTTTGGATAGTATTTCCCTTTCAATCAGCTTAGAATTTTTATTTAAAGCTTGATCAGACACATAATCTTTAACACCCTTGGCAACAGCATTTTTTATTGCATTATCGAAAGCCTCGCTGCGCGCCCCGATAGTATCCGCCTTTTGGATAGTACCCTTGCCGGTTATTTTAATATCCAGATATTCACCGAAAGCATAAAAGGATATAATCAATATCAGAATTAATACAAGACCCGCATACTTCATTCAACACCTCTCAATAAACAAGAAATACTACCTTGCTATGGTTTGAAATATTAATATTTTGCTCGGAGGCGAATGGTTTTAGTATATCCATATCATTTATGACAACATCGCAATAATATTCTCCGAATGCTTTTTTACCTTTAATTATCAAGGGATTATCACCAACAATGACAATTTTTCAATAATTGTTATAATCATCGTTATCTCATATTCCTATATAAGTGTATCGTCATGAAAGATGTTAACTTAAATGGATATTTCAGATATGAAAAGTTTTGCTTATGACTTTGTTTAGCAGACTTTCGCAAGTTAATCAACAATTTGTGTCTGGAAAGCACTGCCATACTATTAACAAAATAATATCTTAGTGTTTTGGTGATATATACCGCCGCGCTTAGTGGCGTATTGCAATTATTCCCCTCTTGAGAAGAGGGGATAGGGTTGTGTTTTTAATATTGACATAACTATAATAAATAACGTATCTTAGTTTTGTATGCGGGTGTAATTCAGCGGTAGAATGTCAGCTTCCCAAGCTGGACGTCGTGGGTTCGACCCCCATCACCCGCTGTGGGTTGTATAATAACAACTTACAGAACGGCGCTAAAGTCAAAAACAGGTAAGGCTGATGCTCAGTTAGCATATCTACAATATACAATCGACTCAAAATTATGCAAGCTTAAATGTGAATTACTTTGATTTTAATCAGATATTTTAAAATGATTATGAAATCTCTGCTTAGTCAAAGATGATTATTATTGAAAAAGCACAATTGTTTTGCTGAAACTTGCTTTTAAAAGCTCATTTGAACTGCCTACGGTGCGTTCTGAAAGGACTCAGTTGGTTTTTAGTAAAGTTTGACTTCATGTGTTTTTACTTCAAGCTAATAATGCCAGACACCACATAGGGGGACGATAACCAAGATCAGTTAGAGTATTAGAAATAAGAGCTTGTATTCTTGCTATAAAATTTAAGATCAATGATAAGAATTAACTAATTAATAGGTCTATAAATAAGTATATCAGTTCCTTGCATTCTTTCTATCGTAGCTCTAACGTCTTCTATTTCGATTGTTTTTATTAATGATTTTGAAAAGGCTTTGTATTCGCCATTAGCTTTTTCATGTATTATATACATATGCCAATTTGATCCTTGCTGTAGCGATACAATGACCATTCCGCCTGAATCTAATTCGTTATCTATAGTTTCAAATAGCGAATCAATCGGAAAATCAGAATTTCTTGGATTACTAAACTTTAAGTCGAATTTTAATCCTTGTAAAGTTCTCCCGTTAAAACTATTAAAACTCCCTTTTTTATTATTACGCCATTCATTTTGCAATTGATAATCATTGATCTGCATTTTTCCTAATAGTTTTAAAATCATTTCCACAGAAGATGGAATACAAGAGTATTCATCAATCTGCCTGTGAATATCAATTATTGTTTTATCGTATGCCATGAAATTCCTTTCGTTTAGTAATAGGCTGGGTTACTAATTGCATGAAAGCATTTTATATTATCTCTAAAATTTCATTTCTCTGCTAAATCCTCATAGATACTTGAAAACTGCTCTAAGGCGGCTTTAAGGTTTTCGGTTATTTCCTGAGCTATGACTTTCGGTTCGGGTAGGTTGTCGGTGTCCTCAAGGCTTTCATCTTTTAGCCAGAATATATCAAGGCTTACTTTGTCGCGCTTGATAAGCTCATCATAAGTGAAAGATTTAAACCTGTCGGTTTCTTTTCTATCATGACGATTATCAGCATTATAACATTTAATGAAATCCTGTAAATCCTCATAGCTTAGGGGGCTTGTTTTCAATGTAAAATGCTTATTGGTTCTTAAATCATAAATCCAGAGCTTTTCTGTCCAGGGCTTTTCGCTGGCTGGTTTTTTATCGAAAAACAATACGTTGGCTTTTACACCCTGCGCATAAAACAGACCGGTAGGCAAACGCAGCAAAGTATGCACATCAAAAGCCGCCAGCATTTTCTTTCTTACAGTTTCACCTGCGCCGCCTTCAAATAGAACATTATCGGGCACAACTATTGCCGCTTTGCCCTTTATATCAAGGATAGATTTCACATGCTGAAGGAAATTAAGCTGTTTATTCGAGGTTGTTGCCCAGAAATCTTCACGCTCGTAGGTCAGAGATTGTTTATTAGCTTTGCCATTGTGGTTAGTAATGGTAATACTGCTTTTTTTGCCAAAGGGCGGATTAGTTAAGACCATATCATATTCAATAGCTGGTTTAGACAAAAGCGAATCATCGGTTTCAATAGGAACGCCGTTTCCGCCAATGCCATGAAGGTATAAATTCATTAAGCAAAGCCGAACAACTCCATCGACAATATCACTACCGCTTAAGGCCTTATTTCTTAAAAACGTCAATTGCTTTTTATCAAGTTTATAGTTGCTGGAACTGGTTAAGTATTCATAAACTGCCAGAAGGAAACCGCCGGTACCGCAGGCGGGGTCATGGATTGTCTGGCCAGGTTTGGGTTTCATTACCGCAACCATTGCCTTTATTAATGGTCTTGGAGTAAAATACTGGCCGGCGCCGCTTTTTATATCCTGAGCATTTTTCTCTAATAGCCCCTCATATAGTTCGCCCTTAACATCAGTAGTTAAACCGAACCAGTCTTCTTCATTTATAAGCATTATAAGTCTTTTAAGCTTGGCGGGGTCTTGAATCTTATTCTGGGATTTTCTGAATATAGCGCCCAGCATACCGGATTCTTTAGCAAGAGCTTCCAGTAAGCGGCGGTAGTGAGTTTCCAATTTATCACCATCTAATTTTTGCAGGCTTTGCCAATTATATTTTTTAGGAATATTTGATTTCTTATTATATGGCTTTTTGGTTTGCTCATCAGCCATTTTTAAAAAGAGCAGGTAGGTTAGTTGCTCAACATAATCACCGTAGCCTAAACCATCATCGCGCAATACTTGGCAATAGTTCCAAAGCTTCTGAACGATATTTGATGAGTCTTTTGACATTAATATTATTTCCTTTTTCTTACTGTTTTTCGTTTTGCAGGTATTTTATTTTGTTTAAGTTTTGCTTTTTCGGCTTTTATGCGTTCCAAGAGCTTTTCAGCCGGTTCATCGTTGGGGTCTTGCGGAACGAGTTTGCCTTGGAAGGCTTGTTTGAGAATACTTTGTTTTAAATATTCAAATTGAAGAAAACTGATATCGATTGTTTTTTGAATTTCATCAATAACAGAAAACTGTTTATCTAATTCTTCTATGATTTTGTTTTGTTCAGTTAAATTTGGAAATTGAATAACCTGATTTAAAACATCGGAGTCTCTTACAGCAGGATAACTGGTACCTCTTTGAATTGCATTTAAAGGATTTAAAAAATCATCAGTTTGAACAATATAAAACAGTAATTTATGATTATATTTAACGGGACTTAGAACACAAAAACCAGTAGAAGCAATATGCCTATCATATTTATTGTCAACTACCGCTATGTTCTTTAGATAAGTTCTTACTGTAGAAAACAAAACATCATTTTCTTTTACTAATTGTCTTGCTCTTGATGGTGCATTTAAGCCAGAATATAATTTTGGATTAGTGATTCTTTGATGATTATTATTAATAGATGCAATATCTAAATAATAGAATTTCTTATTTGGTGTTATTTTCGGATTCACTTTATTTACTTGAGGACATATTAAATTTAATCTTACCCACTCCCACCCCTCCGGCAACTCCGGCAAATTCGAGGCATCAACCGGCGCTGGTTCTTTGTATTTCTTTTTCCAGCTATCATCTTTTGGCATTTTGCCTTTGGCTTTAAACTTGGCAAGTTGTTCAGCTTCCCATTTCCGGCGGCGCTCTTTCTTGATACGCTCAAGCAGTACCGATGTCGGTTCGAGC belongs to Candidatus Zixiibacteriota bacterium and includes:
- a CDS encoding restriction endonuclease subunit S is translated as MKNDIKIPKGWAYIDFKKVINKISTNGIKLKNIDYHDKGKIPIIDQGQYFIGGYTNNEKNRILIDNPVIVFGDHTKIFKYIDFDFAAGADGIKVIEPQKVFFSKLFYYFCQSIQLPDKGYARHFQYLEKSIIPLPPLPEQHRIVARIEQLFTKLDAGVEALKKAKALLKQYRQSVLKAAMEGKLTAKWREANKDKLEPTSVLLERIKKERRRKWEAEQLAKFKAKGKMPKDDSWKKKYKEPAPVDASNLPELPEGWEWVRLNLICPQVNKVNPKITPNKKFYYLDIASINNNHQRITNPKLYSGLNAPSRARQLVKENDVLFSTVRTYLKNIAVVDNKYDRHIASTGFCVLSPVKYNHKLLFYIVQTDDFLNPLNAIQRGTSYPAVRDSDVLNQVIQFPNLTEQNKIIEELDKQFSVIDEIQKTIDISFLQFEYLKQSILKQAFQGKLVPQDPNDEPAEKLLERIKAEKAKLKQNKIPAKRKTVRKRK
- a CDS encoding SAM-dependent DNA methyltransferase, with the protein product MSKDSSNIVQKLWNYCQVLRDDGLGYGDYVEQLTYLLFLKMADEQTKKPYNKKSNIPKKYNWQSLQKLDGDKLETHYRRLLEALAKESGMLGAIFRKSQNKIQDPAKLKRLIMLINEEDWFGLTTDVKGELYEGLLEKNAQDIKSGAGQYFTPRPLIKAMVAVMKPKPGQTIHDPACGTGGFLLAVYEYLTSSSNYKLDKKQLTFLRNKALSGSDIVDGVVRLCLMNLYLHGIGGNGVPIETDDSLLSKPAIEYDMVLTNPPFGKKSSITITNHNGKANKQSLTYEREDFWATTSNKQLNFLQHVKSILDIKGKAAIVVPDNVLFEGGAGETVRKKMLAAFDVHTLLRLPTGLFYAQGVKANVLFFDKKPASEKPWTEKLWIYDLRTNKHFTLKTSPLSYEDLQDFIKCYNADNRHDRKETDRFKSFTYDELIKRDKVSLDIFWLKDESLEDTDNLPEPKVIAQEITENLKAALEQFSSIYEDLAEK
- a CDS encoding ABC transporter ATP-binding protein, whose protein sequence is MKLYWRLLRYLKPHLPFFIPAFIFMFLFSLSGGISLTTIVPITQLIFESTDDYFDNITDDYKPTLGELRNFDKKAVLTIIGGKTREDKLARVCFLLAFVFLVKNFFWYCQSFLIVRSEQGVIRDIRNDLYRKYHSLPLSYFHGVKSGELISRISNDVLLVRGAVGDGLSKLGKNAFNFLFFLALALLASWRMALASLLILPPAVLLISLLSRRLRVNSAITQQKMASITAVLQETVSGIRVVKAFGMEKFELAKFMKFANHYFRTMVKLTRIGSLSVPLTEILGVTAGALILWYGGKQILAGGGLTTSTFILFLLAVFSMMDPVKKLSQVNIDIQQGLAAARRIFEVIDTPELITEKTNAINHPGLKHSIKYENVYYDYGVGDFALNNINIELKKGEILALVGPSGGGKSTLVDLLPRFYDIKGGKIAIDDIDIRDITIDSLRSMMGIVTQEIILFNDTVANNIAYGQNDTSIARIKEVARAAFADDFIEQLPEGYNTIIGDRGVKLSGGQRQRLSIARALFKDPPILIFDEATSSLDTESELLIQKAIDNLLAGRTVIVVAHRLSTIRNADKILVIDKGKIIERGAHTSLIENNGLYKRLYDMQFSIIE